A part of Lacerta agilis isolate rLacAgi1 chromosome 7, rLacAgi1.pri, whole genome shotgun sequence genomic DNA contains:
- the LOC117049357 gene encoding LOW QUALITY PROTEIN: 40S ribosomal protein S23-like (The sequence of the model RefSeq protein was modified relative to this genomic sequence to represent the inferred CDS: deleted 1 base in 1 codon), whose product MGKCCGFHTARKLHSHQHDQKWHDKLCKNPHLGTALKANPFGEVTAAHAKGIVLPGKAGMEAMQPNSAIRKNVRVQLTKNGKNRTAFVPNDGCLNFIEENDEVLVASFGWKGHAVGDIPGVRFKVVKTANVPLSALYKGKKERPWS is encoded by the exons ATGGGCAAGTGTTGCGGGTTTCATACTGCCAGGAAGTTGCACAGTCACCAACATGATCAGAAGTGGCACGACAAACTATGCAAGAATCCCCACCTGGGCACTGCTTTGAAAGCCAACCCTTTTggggaagttacag CTGCCCATGCCAAAGGAATTGTCCTTCCTGGG AAAGCTGGCATGGAGGCTATGCAGCCAAATTCTGCTATCAGGAAGAATGTCCGAGTTCAGCTGACCAAGAATGGCAAAAATAGAACAGCATTTGTTCCTAATGATGGTTGTCTGAACTTCATTGAGGAGAACGATGAAGTTCTGGTTGCTAGCTTTGGTTGGAAAGGTCATGCTGTTGGCGACATTCCAGGAGTTCGTTTCAAGGTTGTCAAAACAGCAAATGTTCCTCTGTCAGCCTTGTACAAAGGCAAAAAGGAGAGACCCTGGTCGTAA